A genomic stretch from Solanum stenotomum isolate F172 chromosome 8, ASM1918654v1, whole genome shotgun sequence includes:
- the LOC125873052 gene encoding protein trichome birefringence-like 33 produces MKPPPSSSSSSSSILRKNRLSPFLFTLLAFIVFVTILYSEDFSCIFSQLEYSSLSASPNSISRINKNKKLPFAIGETEDGCDVFSGRWVHDDSRPLYEEEECPYIQPQLTCQKQGRPDKDYRQWRWQPHGCSLPSFNATLMLETLRGKRMLYVGDSLNRGQYVSMVCLLHRLIPENAKSMETFGSLTVFTAKDYNATIEFYWAPFLLESNSDDAVVHRISDRVVRKGSINKHGKNWKGADIVVFNTYLWWMTGLEFKILQGSFDDEVKDIAMVSTEDAYRMGMKSMLRWVKKNMDPKKTRVFFTSMSPSHQKSVDWGGEPNMNCYNETTMIEDQSYWGSDSRKSIMEVIGQVFRRSKVPITFLNITQLSSYRKDAHTSIYKKQWSPLTAEQLANPVSYADCVHWCLPGLQDTWNELLFAKLFYP; encoded by the exons ATGAAGCCacctccctcttcttcttcttcttcttcttcgattCTCCGAAAGAATCGTCTTTCTCCTTTCCTATTCACTCTATTAGCCTTCATTGTTTTCGTTACCATTCTTTATAGTGAGGATTTTAGCTGCATTTTTAGCCAGCTTGAGTATTCTAGTCTATCTGCTTCTCCCAATTCAATCTCAAGAATCA ACAAGAACAAGAAGTTGCCATTTGCCATTGGAGAGACAGAGGATGGCTGCGACGTGTTCAGTGGTAGGTGGGTTCATGATGATAGCCGGCCACTGTACGAGGAAGAGGAGTGTCCTTACATACAGCCACAATTGACTTGCCAAAAACAAGGCAGGCCAGACAAAGATTATCGACAATGGAGATGGCAACCTCATGGCTGCTCTCTTCCAAG TTTCAATGCGACACTAATGTTGGAAACCCTTCGTGGAAAGAGGATGTTATACGTGGGAGATTCGTTAAACAGAGGACAATATGTTTCGATGGTTTGTCTTCTCCATAGACTCATACCTGAGAATGCCAAGTCCATGGAAACTTTTGGTTCCCTCACTGTTTTCACTGCTAAG GACTACAACGCTACTATTGAATTCTACTGGGCACCATTTCTTCTAGAATCAAATTCAGACGATGCAGTTGTACATAGAATATCCGATAGAGTAGTACGAAAAGGCTCAATCAATAAGCATGGAAAGAATTGGAAAGGCGCTGATATAGTCGTTTTCAATACTTACCTTTGGTGGATGACTGGCCTGGAATTCAAGATTTT GCAAGGGTCTTTTGACGATGAAGTGAAGGATATAGCAATGGTATCGACAGAGGATGCATATCGAATGGGAATGAAGAGTATGCTGAGATGGGTGAAAAAGAACATGGATCCAAAGAAAACCAGAGTCTTTTTCACTAGCATGTCACCTTCCCATCAAAA GAGCGTAGATTGGGGTGGAGAACCAAATATGAACTGTTACAATGAAACAACAATGATCGAGGATCAGAGTTACTGGGGATCAGATAGCAGAAAAAGCATAATGGAAGTGATTGGACAAGTGTTTCGTAGATCAAAGGTGCCGATTACATTTCTCAACATAACACAACTCTCGAGTTACAGAAAAGATGCACACACATCAATTTACAAGAAGCAATGGAGTCCATTAACAGCGGAACAATTAGCGAATCCTGTTAGCTATGCCGATTGTGTACATTGGTGCTTGCCTGGTCTTCAAGATACATGGAATGAGCTTTTATTTGCTAAACTTTTCTATCCTTGA